ACCGCGACCCGCGACGCGCCCGGCGATCTGATCGCCTGGGTCCGCACGCTGCTCACCAACGCACCACACTGCCGGGTGGTCGCCGGCGCTCCCGCCAATGAAGGCCCCGTCGCCCGTGCCTTGTCCGGCATCGCTGGCGGACTTGTCGCCGAACTGCCTCTGTCCGGCGCGCCGACGCGGGATGCAGTGGCGATGATTCGGGCGACCTTCGCGGAACACGTGGCATGTGAGATTGTCTATACGGATGAAGAAATGATCGATGGGCGGGGGCAACCGGAGGGGGGGCTGTTCAAGCCAGCGTTCAATCGACATTTACTGCGGTCGACCGATTACATCGGCCACATCGTCGCGGCCCGCGCGAATACTTTGCGCAGGGCCCCGCGACGCTGGCTTGACGGCGGGCGCCACATGTTGCGCCTTGCGGTTATCGACACCCTTCCGCCTTCCGCCATCCGACACATTCCCCGTGTCGCCTTCAGCAGGCGGGGCCCTTGCCACACCGCCCCCGGGGCATTGGAATTGGCCGCCGCGTCGCGCATCCTGGGCGTGCAAGTCACTGATACACCGGATGGATTTTTGAAGGCGCACTATCCGGTGCCGCAGCCGGAGCCGCTGGTCTCGATCGTCATCCCCACCCGTGACCGGGCGGACCTGATGGGCATGGCGCTGCGGTCGTTGACCACGCGTACCGACTACAAGAATTTCGAGATCATCATCGTCGATAACGGCTCGGTGGAGGAAAAGACCTTCGCGCTTTTCGAGGAGGTGCGGGAAACCTGGCCGCGCACCACAATCATTCGTGACGAAGGCGATTTCAACTATCCGCGCATCTGCAACGCCGGCGTGGCGGCGGCGCAAGGCTCGATCCTGTGCCTGCTCAACAACGACATCGAGGTGGTCGACGGATCATGGCTTCGGGAGATGGTGGCGGTGAGTGCCTTGCCGCGCACCGGAGTGGTCGGTGCAAAGCTCCTGTTTCCGGATCATTCGATCCAGCATGCCGGTGTGATCGTTGGTCTTTTCCGCTATGCTGCCCACTGGTTCTCTCACGCCTCCGAGCACGCGCCCGGCCCGTTCGGACGCCTCGTGAACCGCACCAATGTGAGCGCCGTCACCGGCGCCTGCCTGGTCATCACCCGCAAGTGCTGGGACGAGGTGGGGCCTCTGGACGCCGTCCGCTTTGCCGAGGACTGCAACGACATCGACCTGTGCCTCAAGGCGCGTCATGCGGGCTATGAAGTGGTGTGGACACCCTTTGCGTGCCTGATTCACCACGAATCCGCCTCTCGCGGCCGCCGCCGGGGCAAGGCGCACCGGAACAGGCTGAAGGCGCAGCGCCAGCGGATGGAGGCCATGTGGCACACCTCCACCCTGGTGGACCCCCACTACAACCCCAATCTTTCGCGCACCAGCCTGCACGCCGCGCTCGCCAGTGCGCCCCAGGGGCCGCGCCAGTCGCGCACGGACGCCATTCCCGCGCCAGACTAGAGCGCTTCAGCGCTCCACGGAAACGCCGAAGAGCGCGATCCCCTCAGATTGAATCAATCTGAGGGGTGAATCGCCCTCTCTCACTTTGAAAAGAGACGGATTCACCGACCACACTGGATCGCATGACGATCCAGTGTGGTCGGATCCGGCTCTAGCGCGCTATCCCTTGTTTTAAGGCATTTCCCGTGCGCGAACCGGCTCCCACTTCGCTTTGAAACGCCTCAGGGCGTGTCGTCACGGGATAAACGCCGGCCCAAAAGAAAAGGCGGCCCGCCGAAACGGACCGCCTTTCTCTAGCTGGAGCCGGGCCGATCGCAGAACGATC
This genomic interval from Aquabacter sp. L1I39 contains the following:
- a CDS encoding glycosyltransferase family 2 protein encodes the protein MRYRRYRSAHVGDFQDIAPPAKDLRLTFVTILDSANTRAEVRGAYDALQGQTDPEWEWVVTATRDAPGDLIAWVRTLLTNAPHCRVVAGAPANEGPVARALSGIAGGLVAELPLSGAPTRDAVAMIRATFAEHVACEIVYTDEEMIDGRGQPEGGLFKPAFNRHLLRSTDYIGHIVAARANTLRRAPRRWLDGGRHMLRLAVIDTLPPSAIRHIPRVAFSRRGPCHTAPGALELAAASRILGVQVTDTPDGFLKAHYPVPQPEPLVSIVIPTRDRADLMGMALRSLTTRTDYKNFEIIIVDNGSVEEKTFALFEEVRETWPRTTIIRDEGDFNYPRICNAGVAAAQGSILCLLNNDIEVVDGSWLREMVAVSALPRTGVVGAKLLFPDHSIQHAGVIVGLFRYAAHWFSHASEHAPGPFGRLVNRTNVSAVTGACLVITRKCWDEVGPLDAVRFAEDCNDIDLCLKARHAGYEVVWTPFACLIHHESASRGRRRGKAHRNRLKAQRQRMEAMWHTSTLVDPHYNPNLSRTSLHAALASAPQGPRQSRTDAIPAPD